From the Prunus dulcis chromosome 4, ALMONDv2, whole genome shotgun sequence genome, one window contains:
- the LOC117624950 gene encoding lysine-specific demethylase JMJ25, translating to MDEEGALPDHLRCGRTDGRQWRCKRRVMDDMKLCEIHYLQGRHRQFREKVPESLKLQRKPKNAPSRDQNHNGVKIRARKVDNLVKLLKRKRSEETLKKSKKRKKKMKLKKSELNLELIRMVLKREVDKRNQTKKKKVVEEESEDDDDDDHDDLTRDLPNGLMAISSSSSQSPLLRSGNAGSNSSSDGKVGVDMGPAAMRRRCFRSKNIEPMPAGTLQVLPYNVGKLRRGKRKRCHWCQRSGSGVSSCLTKCSSCQKHFFCLGCIKERYFDTQDEVKKACPVCRGTCTCKECSENQSKDAESKDYLGVKNKVEVILHFHYLICMLLPVLKQINQDQKVELEAEAKMRGEKLSEVHIKKAEYSCNEQQCCNKCKASIVDLHRSCPNCSYNLCLSCCRDMFNGSLLGGINTSLSKHSNKKKNCASGKGQLLKKPIANRKQNVRSLYLSSSASVLSLKTCNAVKGISCPPKEFGGCGDSLLHLRCVFPLSWINELEVSAEEIVCSYEFPETSDMSLCCTLCLGMDQKFDGIKQLQEAAVRENSNDNYLYYPTLLEIHGDNVEHFQKHWSKGHPVIVRDVLQTTSDLSWDPVLMFCTYLERSIASYENNQNSHEAIHCLDWCEVEIGIRQYFMGSLKGQGQRNMWNETLKLRGWLSSQLFQEQFPAHYAEIIRALPLQEYMNPMSGLLNLAARMPQEIPKPDLGPCVYISYGCTEQLVQANAVIKLCYDSYDVVNILAHTSDVPISEEQVSKIRKLLKKHKAQNQRESSRATSEQTFTKKVKGESDLLSETMEEAGLHNVIGEEMHLRKRVARESCFSTHAACTRNLKESDMPHDGESDSETDSEATLSSSETIDDDAETSKDKMSQVLLESCNGYKRKTLAESCGAQWDVFRRQDVPKLIQYLRRHCNEFTRKFDIHKRVDHPILDQSFFLDSSHKLRLKEEFKIEPWTFEQHIGEAVIIPAGCPYQIRSPKSCVHVVLDFVSPENVNECIQLTDEVRLLPEDHKAKVDKLEVKRMALYSISSAIKEIRELTCAM from the exons ATGGATGAAGAGGGAGCGTTGCCGGACCATCTGCGCTGTGGCCGGACAGACGGCCGGCAATGGCGGTGCAAACGGAGAGTCATGGACGACATGAAGCTCTGCGAGATTCACTATCTCCAAGGACGGCACCGTCAGTTCAGAGAGAAAGTCCCGGAGTCACTCAAACTCCAGAGAAAGCCTAAAAACGCACCGAGCAGAGATCAAAACCACAACGGCGTCAAAATTAGGGCACGGAAAGTTGACAATTTGGTGAAGTTGTTGAAGAGGAAGCGATCCGAGGAGACGTTGAAGAAAAgtaagaagaggaagaagaagatgaagctGAAGAAGAGCGAGTTGAATTTGGAGCTTATACGAATGGTGCTGAAGAGGGAGGTCGATAAGAGGAAccagacgaagaagaagaaggttgTGGAGGAAGAGAGTGAGgatgatgacgatgatgaTCATGATGATCTCACCAGAGACTTGCCTAATGGCCTAATGGCAATTTCTTCGTCTTCGTCACAGTCGCCGCTGCTTCGTTCCGGCAATGCAGGTTCCAATTCGTCTTCTGATGGTAAGGTTGGGGTTGATATGGGGCCTGCTGCTATGCGGCGGCGGTGCTTTCGGTCCAAGAACATCGAGCCAATGCCTGCTGGCACATTGCAG gTTTTGCCATATAATGTAGGGAAATTGAGAAGGGGTAAGAGGAAAAGGTGCCATTGGTGTCAAAGAAGTGGGAGTGGTGTTTCTTCCTGTCTAACTAAGTGTTCGAGTTGCCAAAAGCATTTCTTTTGCTTGGGTTGCATCAAAGaaag GTATTTTGATACACAAGATGAAGTCAAGAAGGCATGTCCAGTTTGTCGAGGAACTTGCACCTGTAAGGAATGCTCTGAAAATCAATCAAAAGACGCTGAAAGTAAG GATTATTTGGGGGTTAAGAATAAAGTTGAAGTAATATTACATTTCCATTACCTGATCTGTATGCTTCTTCCTGTGCTAAAACAAATAAACCAAGATCAGAAAGTTGAGCTAGAAGCAGAGGCAAAAATGAGAG GGGAAAAACTATCTGAAGTTCATATCAAGAAGGCTGAATATAGCTGCAATGAACAACAGTGCTG CAATAAATGCAAAGCTTCAATTGTGGATCTCCATAGAAGCTGCCCAAATTGTTCCTATAACCTTTGTTTAAGTTGTTGTCGAGATATGTTTAACGGAAGCCTCCTTGGAGGTATTAACACATCTCTCTCAAAGCACtctaacaaaaagaaaaattgtgcCTCTGGTAAAGGGCAACTTTTAAAGAAGCCAATAGCCAACCGTAAGCAAAATGTCCGCAGTTTGTacctttcttcttctgcatCAGTACTCAGCTTGAAAACTTGTAATGCTGTTAAGGGTATATCTTGCCCACCTAAGGAGTTCGGAGGTTGTGGTGACAGCCTCCTTCATTTGAGATGTGTTTTCCCATTAAGTTGGATCAATGAGCTAGAAGTAAGTGCAGAAGAAATAGTTTGCAGCTACGAATTTCCAGAAACTTCTGACATGTCTTTGTGCTGCACACTATGTTTGGGCATGGACCAGAAATTTGATGGAATTAAACAGTTGCAAGAAGCGGCTGTGAGAGAGAACTCAAATGATAACTATCTGTACTACCCCACGCTTTTGGAGATACATGGTGATAATGTTGAGCACTTTCAGAAGCACTGGAGTAAAGGTCATCCTGTTATAGTTCGAGATGTGCTTCAAACTACGTCAGATTTGAGTTGGGATCCAGTGTTAATGTTCTGCACTTATCTTGAGAGGAGCATTGCTAGCTATGAAAACAACCAGAATTCACACGAAGCTATCCACTGCTTGGATTGGTGCGAG GTGGAAATTGGAATCAGGCAGTATTTTATGGGTTCATTGAAGGGGCAGGGACAAAGGAATATGTGGAATGAGACACTGAAGTTGAGGGGTTGGCTTTCTTCGCAGTTATTTCAGGAACAGTTCCCAGCTCATTATGCTGAAATAATACGAGCTCTACCACTTCAAGAATACATGAATCCCATGTCGGGTCTTCTAAATCTTGCGGCAAGGATGCCACAGGAAATCCCAAAACCTGATCTAGGTCCCTGTGTTTATATTTCATATGGCTGCACTGAGCAACTTGTACAGGCTAATGCAGTGATAAAGCTATGTTATGACTCATATGATGTG GTTAACATTTTGGCACATACATCAGATGTCCCCATCTCTGAAGAACAAGTTTCTAAAATAAGAAAGTTACTGAAAAAGCACAAGGCTCAAAATCAGAGGGAGTCTTCTAGAGCTACTTCtgaacaaacttttacaaaaAAAGTCAAAGGAGAATCAGATTTGCTTAGTGAAACCATGGAAGAAGCAGGGTTGCATAATGTGATTGGAGAAGAGATGCATTTGCGCAAAAGAGTTGCTAGAGAATCTTGCTTCTCCACACATGCGGCATGCACTAGGAATCTCAAAGAAAGTGATATGCCCCACGATGGGGAGTCTGATTCTGAGACTGATTCTGAAGCTACACTAAGTAGCTctgagacaatcgatgatgaTGCTGAAACGTCCAAAGATAAAATGTCTCAGGTTCTGCTTGAAAGCTGCAATGGCTATAAAAGGAAAACCTTAGCCGAGTCTTGTGGTGCCCAATGGGATGTTTTCCGCAGACAAGACGTTCCAAAACTTATACAATATCTCAGAAGGCACTGTAATGAATTTACTCGTAAATTTGACATTCATAAGCGT GTTGATCATCCAATTCTTGATCAGAGTTTCTTTCTAGACTCAAGTCACAAACTAAGGCTTAAGGAGGAATTTA AAATTGAACCTTGGACTTTTGAGCAACATATTGGAGAAGCTGTCATCATCCCTGCTGGATGCCCATACCAGATTAGGAGTCCTAAG TCTTGTGTACATGTGGTGCTGGACTTTGTCTCACCTGAAAATGTTAATGAGTGCATCCAGTTGACTGATGAAGTCCGTCTGCTTCCAGAAGATCATAAAGCAAAAGTTGACAAGCTAGAG GTGAAGAGAATGGCCCTTTATAGTATTAGTTCAGCAATCAAAGAAATACGTGAGCTTACATGTGCAATGTAA